In a single window of the Streptococcus ilei genome:
- a CDS encoding LCP family protein translates to MSRESENLSYHEQKRLDYLYSNYHYLNEKEQSEYKYLKNKSEGRFQDDPVSAIAEESEASSSRGENESDELPVYPSRSRKDKAKSNKKNREEVTGLPKRKKGRKIRFKRILKWIAVFLLLVLGGMVFMFLKGLNSKPGGTNAQPAVKEYFNGQKTSDGVNILILGTDGRIGESSSETRTDSIMVVNVNNKDGKIKMVSFMRDTLVHIDGVSQQTDPDYSDYYDQKLNTAFTIGEQNNNQGAELVRQMLKDNFDIDIQYYAMVDFQTFATAIDTLFPNGVEMNAQFSTIDGETVSEVEVPDDLNMKDGVVPNQTIKVGKQRMDGRTLLNYARFRKDDEGDFGRTRRQQEVMSAIVHQIKDPTKLFTGSEALGKVFAMTSTNVPFSFLLTNGIGLVGSASKGIERITIPENGDWVDAYDMYGGQGLLVDFDAYKKKLSQMGLR, encoded by the coding sequence ATGAGTAGAGAATCAGAAAACCTATCCTATCATGAACAAAAGAGATTGGATTACCTTTATTCCAACTACCATTACCTGAACGAGAAAGAGCAGTCGGAATACAAGTACCTAAAAAATAAATCAGAGGGACGTTTCCAAGATGACCCCGTTTCAGCAATTGCTGAAGAGTCTGAGGCTTCTTCAAGTAGAGGAGAAAATGAGTCTGATGAATTACCTGTCTATCCATCACGTAGTCGAAAGGATAAAGCCAAATCCAATAAAAAGAATCGAGAGGAAGTAACAGGTCTTCCCAAACGTAAGAAGGGAAGAAAAATCCGCTTCAAACGTATTTTAAAGTGGATTGCTGTTTTCTTATTATTGGTTCTTGGTGGGATGGTCTTTATGTTTCTTAAGGGCTTGAATAGCAAACCTGGTGGAACCAATGCTCAACCAGCTGTTAAAGAGTATTTTAACGGCCAGAAGACCAGTGACGGGGTCAATATTCTTATCTTGGGTACAGATGGTCGAATAGGGGAAAGCTCGTCTGAGACTCGAACGGACTCCATCATGGTGGTCAATGTCAATAATAAAGATGGCAAGATCAAGATGGTTAGCTTTATGCGGGACACACTTGTCCATATTGACGGTGTGAGCCAGCAGACGGATCCAGATTACTCAGACTACTATGACCAGAAGCTGAATACAGCCTTTACCATTGGAGAGCAGAATAACAACCAAGGAGCGGAATTGGTCCGTCAGATGCTCAAGGATAACTTTGACATTGATATCCAATACTATGCCATGGTCGATTTCCAAACCTTTGCGACAGCCATCGATACCCTCTTCCCTAACGGGGTGGAGATGAATGCTCAATTCTCCACCATTGATGGTGAAACTGTGTCTGAAGTTGAAGTCCCTGATGACTTGAATATGAAGGATGGCGTTGTTCCGAATCAGACCATTAAGGTCGGAAAACAACGGATGGATGGCCGGACCCTCCTCAACTATGCTCGTTTCCGTAAAGATGATGAGGGAGACTTTGGACGGACGAGACGCCAACAAGAAGTCATGTCTGCCATTGTTCACCAAATCAAGGATCCAACTAAACTCTTCACTGGTTCTGAAGCACTAGGAAAGGTCTTTGCTATGACCTCGACCAATGTACCGTTCTCCTTCTTGTTAACTAACGGGATTGGCTTAGTCGGAAGTGCCAGCAAGGGGATAGAACGCATCACAATCCCAGAAAATGGGGATTGGGTCGATGCCTACGATATGTATGGTGGTCAAGGATTGCTGGTCGATTTCGATGCTTATAAAAAGAAATTGTCCCAAATGGGCTTAAGATGA
- the pheA gene encoding prephenate dehydratase, with amino-acid sequence MLVAYLGPKGSFTHHVALESFQDAALCPYGSITEVLKAYESHQVDYAVIPVENSIEGSVHETIDYLFHQASFQAIAEVVYPIKQQLLAVKQDQVIEVIYSHPQALAQGKAYVQEHFPQARLEMTTSTSYAARYVSQHPELPIAAIAPLEAKDEYGLEVVASNIQEMDQNYTRFWILGQRPFEGSRSLKSVACKDSLAITLPSNIAGSLCQALSTFASRELNLTKIESRPLKTALGEYFFIIDVVDADELLFASTYQELESLGVSIKTLGHYSVYVLKDNETENV; translated from the coding sequence ATGCTTGTAGCTTATCTCGGTCCTAAGGGATCCTTTACCCATCATGTAGCTCTAGAAAGTTTTCAAGACGCTGCATTGTGTCCTTATGGTTCTATTACTGAGGTATTGAAAGCCTATGAATCCCATCAAGTAGACTATGCAGTCATCCCTGTTGAGAACTCCATTGAAGGCAGTGTCCATGAGACCATTGACTATCTCTTTCACCAGGCCAGTTTCCAGGCTATCGCAGAAGTGGTTTATCCCATTAAGCAACAACTCTTGGCCGTTAAGCAGGATCAAGTCATTGAAGTCATCTATTCGCATCCACAGGCATTAGCCCAGGGAAAAGCCTATGTCCAAGAGCATTTTCCTCAAGCCAGACTGGAGATGACAACTTCGACTTCCTATGCAGCTCGCTATGTCTCACAACATCCCGAACTACCTATTGCAGCCATTGCGCCTTTGGAGGCCAAGGATGAATATGGTCTGGAAGTTGTAGCCAGTAATATTCAAGAGATGGATCAGAATTATACCCGCTTTTGGATTCTTGGTCAGCGGCCTTTTGAAGGCAGTCGCTCCTTAAAGAGTGTTGCCTGCAAGGACAGTCTGGCCATTACCTTACCAAGTAATATTGCAGGTTCCTTATGCCAGGCCCTATCTACATTTGCTTCAAGAGAATTAAATTTAACAAAAATTGAGAGCCGTCCTTTAAAGACGGCCCTAGGGGAATATTTTTTTATCATCGATGTGGTGGATGCTGACGAATTACTGTTTGCTTCTACCTATCAAGAACTGGAGTCCCTAGGAGTTTCCATCAAAACCTTAGGCCACTATTCGGTCTATGTGCTAAAAGACAATGAAACGGAGAACGTATGA
- a CDS encoding shikimate kinase, whose amino-acid sequence MPKVLLGFMGAGKTTIGRLLDPTFVDMDALLVQRLEMPISDYFARFGEESFRQQESLLLQELLNGQSSVISTGGGIVLRSENRELLKKNPCNIYLRIDFDRIYQRLATDPVNKRPLFLDKTQEEFHALYEQRLPLYEEVATHVLDVADKTPEEIVEMIRCL is encoded by the coding sequence ATGCCTAAAGTACTACTCGGCTTTATGGGAGCAGGGAAAACGACCATTGGTCGTTTATTAGATCCAACTTTTGTAGATATGGATGCGCTCTTGGTTCAACGCTTAGAAATGCCGATTTCGGACTATTTTGCTCGCTTTGGAGAAGAGAGTTTTCGCCAGCAAGAGTCGCTTTTGTTGCAAGAATTGCTAAATGGACAGAGTTCCGTCATTTCAACTGGTGGGGGGATTGTCTTGAGGTCTGAAAATCGTGAGCTCCTCAAGAAGAATCCTTGTAATATTTATTTGCGGATTGATTTTGATCGCATCTATCAACGACTGGCAACTGATCCTGTAAATAAGCGGCCTCTCTTTCTTGATAAGACTCAAGAGGAGTTTCATGCCTTGTATGAACAACGCCTGCCCCTATATGAAGAAGTAGCCACACATGTGCTTGATGTTGCTGATAAGACACCTGAAGAAATTGTGGAGATGATTCGATGCTTGTAG
- the aroA gene encoding 3-phosphoshikimate 1-carboxyvinyltransferase, producing the protein MKLQTNCKGLNGIIRVPGDKSISHRSIIFGSLAHGTTKVYDILRGEDVLSTIQVFRDLGVSIQDDGQVITIEGKGFEAFQQPKNDLDMGNSGTSTRLIAGVLAGSPFPVTMVGDDSLSKRPMDRVAIPLREMGVTIQGQTDRDMLPLHLHGSKELQPIHYSLPVASAQVKSALLFAAMQAEGESVILEKELTRNHTEDMIQQFGGRISVKGKEIRLRGPQSFQACEVTVPGDISSAAFWLVAGLIVPNSQIRLENVGINETRTGILEVIEKMGGKLQILDLDPVAKAATLVVETSDLHGTEISGDLIPRLIDELPIIALLATQASGRTIIKDAEELKVKETDRIQVVADSLNAMGASITPTEDGMIIEGKTPLHAASLQTFGDHRIGMMGAIAALLVREGEVKLERAEAINTSYPSFFEDLEKVSHA; encoded by the coding sequence ATGAAATTACAAACGAATTGTAAGGGTTTAAATGGAATTATTCGTGTTCCAGGGGATAAATCAATCAGTCATCGGTCGATTATCTTTGGTAGCCTTGCGCATGGAACCACTAAGGTCTATGATATCTTACGTGGTGAAGATGTCTTATCCACTATTCAAGTATTTAGGGACCTAGGCGTCTCTATCCAAGATGATGGTCAAGTGATCACCATTGAGGGGAAAGGCTTCGAAGCCTTTCAACAACCTAAAAATGATCTGGATATGGGAAATTCAGGCACCTCTACTCGATTGATAGCGGGTGTCTTAGCAGGAAGTCCCTTCCCAGTTACCATGGTTGGAGATGATAGCTTGTCCAAACGACCAATGGACCGAGTAGCGATCCCCCTTCGAGAGATGGGAGTCACTATTCAGGGCCAAACAGATCGAGACATGTTGCCCCTTCATCTGCATGGATCAAAAGAGTTACAACCAATCCATTATTCATTACCGGTAGCTTCTGCGCAGGTCAAGTCAGCTCTTCTTTTTGCAGCTATGCAAGCAGAAGGGGAGTCAGTCATTCTAGAGAAGGAACTGACACGGAATCATACCGAAGATATGATCCAGCAGTTCGGTGGCCGGATCAGCGTGAAGGGCAAAGAGATTCGCCTACGTGGGCCTCAAAGCTTCCAAGCCTGTGAGGTTACGGTACCAGGTGATATTTCCAGTGCGGCCTTTTGGTTGGTAGCTGGTTTGATTGTCCCTAATAGTCAGATTCGTCTAGAGAATGTCGGCATCAATGAAACTCGTACAGGCATTCTAGAGGTTATTGAAAAAATGGGTGGCAAGCTTCAAATCTTGGATCTTGATCCAGTTGCTAAGGCGGCGACCCTTGTCGTAGAGACTTCAGACCTCCATGGAACAGAAATTTCAGGTGATTTGATTCCTCGCTTGATTGACGAGCTTCCAATCATTGCTCTTTTAGCAACTCAGGCTTCCGGACGAACCATTATCAAAGATGCTGAAGAATTGAAAGTTAAAGAAACGGATCGCATTCAAGTTGTGGCAGATAGTCTAAACGCTATGGGAGCGTCCATCACTCCAACAGAGGATGGTATGATCATTGAAGGGAAAACGCCCTTGCATGCTGCTAGTCTGCAAACCTTTGGCGACCACCGGATCGGCATGATGGGGGCGATTGCAGCCCTGCTTGTAAGAGAGGGTGAAGTGAAACTCGAGCGTGCAGAAGCTATTAATACCAGTTATCCTTCCTTCTTTGAGGATTTAGAAAAGGTGTCCCATGCCTAA
- a CDS encoding YlbF/YmcA family competence regulator → MSNIYDIANELSRGIRDLPEYKAVLASKEAIDADADAKALFGDYLAFQQEIHGVIQSGQMPTEDQQKKMQDFAEKLQGNPIVNEFFTKQQQLSVYLGDIERIIFDPVQDLFK, encoded by the coding sequence ATGTCAAATATTTATGATATAGCCAATGAATTGTCACGTGGAATTCGTGACTTACCAGAATACAAAGCTGTCCTTGCTAGTAAGGAAGCCATTGATGCAGATGCGGATGCAAAAGCTTTATTCGGAGACTACCTTGCTTTCCAACAAGAAATCCATGGGGTTATCCAGTCTGGACAAATGCCAACCGAAGACCAACAAAAGAAGATGCAAGATTTTGCTGAAAAATTACAAGGAAATCCAATTGTGAATGAATTTTTCACCAAACAACAGCAACTATCTGTTTATCTAGGAGATATTGAACGGATTATTTTTGATCCAGTTCAAGATTTATTTAAATAA
- a CDS encoding prephenate dehydrogenase yields MEEKVVYIVGLGLIGASLAMGIRKGHPEVTLLGYNRSQASRDIALKNGIVDKVTANLEEFASKVDVIIVSLPVKQTIETFQQLSKMPLKEGVIVTDVGSTKGAIVEAGQEAFNHLPVRFVGGHPMAGSHKTGAASADSTLFENAYYIFTPTLATDPSAILEMKDLLSGLGARFIEVDPIEHDRVTSQISHFPHVLAATLMGQAAAYTEEHSLTGRFAAGGFRDMTRIAESEPSMWTSILLSNPSAVLDRIADFQNRLDQVADMIRQGQEDDIWSFFDQSREQRQHMQIHKRGGVESTFDIFVDVPDEEDVILRILELLRGTSLVNIHINEENREDVYGILQISFKTVADQARAEALITEQTDYSVVIK; encoded by the coding sequence ATGGAAGAAAAGGTTGTATATATCGTCGGTCTCGGACTGATTGGAGCTTCGTTAGCCATGGGGATTCGGAAGGGCCATCCAGAAGTTACTCTATTAGGTTATAATCGCAGTCAAGCCTCGCGGGATATTGCTTTGAAGAATGGGATTGTTGATAAGGTGACGGCCAATCTTGAAGAGTTTGCTTCTAAAGTAGATGTTATCATCGTCTCCTTACCTGTGAAACAAACGATTGAAACCTTTCAGCAATTGTCAAAAATGCCACTGAAAGAAGGGGTTATTGTAACGGATGTGGGGTCGACCAAGGGGGCGATTGTAGAAGCGGGTCAAGAAGCTTTTAACCATCTCCCAGTCCGTTTTGTCGGTGGGCATCCCATGGCGGGGAGTCACAAGACGGGAGCTGCCTCGGCTGACTCTACCCTCTTTGAAAATGCTTATTACATTTTTACTCCAACTCTTGCGACTGATCCCAGTGCTATTTTGGAAATGAAGGATTTGCTCTCAGGGCTTGGAGCCCGTTTCATCGAGGTGGATCCAATTGAACACGATCGAGTCACTTCTCAAATCAGCCACTTTCCTCATGTATTAGCTGCAACCCTGATGGGACAAGCAGCTGCTTATACAGAGGAGCATAGCCTTACGGGTCGCTTTGCTGCAGGTGGATTCCGTGATATGACGCGGATTGCAGAGAGTGAGCCCAGCATGTGGACTTCTATCTTGCTGTCCAATCCAAGTGCTGTTCTTGATCGGATAGCGGACTTTCAAAATCGCCTTGACCAAGTTGCCGATATGATAAGACAAGGGCAAGAAGATGACATTTGGTCCTTCTTTGATCAGAGTCGAGAGCAACGCCAGCACATGCAGATCCACAAACGAGGCGGGGTGGAAAGTACCTTTGACATTTTTGTGGATGTCCCAGACGAAGAAGATGTCATCCTTCGGATCTTGGAGTTGCTTCGTGGGACTTCCTTGGTCAATATTCATATTAATGAGGAAAACCGGGAAGATGTCTATGGAATCCTCCAAATTTCCTTTAAGACAGTTGCAGATCAAGCAAGGGCTGAAGCCCTGATTACAGAGCAAACGGATTATAGCGTAGTGATCAAATAG